Proteins encoded within one genomic window of Komagataella phaffii GS115 chromosome 3, complete sequence:
- a CDS encoding Transketolase, similar to Tkl2p: MARIPKAVSTQDDIHELVIKTFRCYVLDLVEQYGGGHPGSAMGMVAIGIALWKYQMKYAPNDPDYFNRDRFVLSNGHVCLFQYLFQHLTGLKEMTVKQLQSYHSSDYHSLTPGHPEIENPAVEVTTGPLGQGISNAVGMAIGSKNLAATYNRPGFPVVDNTIYAIVGDACLQEGPALESISLAGHLALDNLIVIYDNNQVCCDGSVDVNNTEDISAKFRAQNWNVIDIVDGSRDVATIVKAIDWAKAETERPTLINVRTEIGQDSAFGNHHAAHGSALGEEGIRELKTKYGFNPAQKFWFPKEVYDFFAEKPAKGDELVKNWKKLVDSYVKEYPREGQEFLSRVRGELPKNWRTYIPQDKPTEPTATRTSAREIVRALGKNLPQVIAGSGDLSVSILLNWDGVKYFFNPKLQTFCGLGGDYSGRYIEFGIREHSMCAIANGLAAYNKGTFLPITSTFYMFYLYAAPALRMAALQELKAIHIATHDSIGAGEDGPTHQPIALSSLFRAMPNFYYMRPADATEVAALFEVAVELEHSTLLSLSRHEVDQYPGKTSAQGAKRGGYVVEDCEGKPDVQLIGTGSELEFAIKTARLLRQQKGWKVRVLSFPCQRLFDEQSITYRRSVLRRGEVPTVVVEAYVAYGWERYATAGYTMNTFGKSLPVEDVYKYFGYTPEKIGERVVQYVNSIKASPQILYEFHDLKGKPKHDKL, from the coding sequence atggCTAGAATTCCAAAAGCAGTATCGACACAAGATGACATTCATGAATTGGTCATCAAAACCTTCCGTTGTTACGTTCTCGACTTAGTCGAACAGTATGGTGGTGGTCACCCTGGTTCTGCCATGGGTATGGTCGCCATTGGTATCGCTCTGTGGAAGTACCAGATGAAGTACGCTCCAAATGATCCAGACTACTTCAACAGAGATCGTTTTGTCTTGTCAAACGGTCACGTCTGTCTGTTCCAATACTTGTTCCAGCACTTAACTGGTTTGAAGGAGATGACTGTCAAGCAACTTCAATCTTACCACTCTTCCGATTATCACTCATTGACTCCTGGACACCCTGAAATTGAGAACCCTGCTGTTGAGGTTACCACTGGTCCCCTGGGACAAGGTATCTCTAACGCTGTCGGTATGGCCATTGGTTCAAAGAACCTGGCCGCTACTTACAACAGACCTGGCTTCCCTGTCGTTGACAACACTATCTATGCTATTGTTGGTGATGCTTGTTTGCAAGAGGGACCTGCTTTGGAATCGATTTCCTTAGCCGGTCACTTGGCCTTGGACAACCTTATTGTGATCTACGACAACAACCAGGTTTGTTGTGATGGTTCCGTCGATGTTAACAACACCGAAGACATCTCCGCAAAGTTCAGAGCTCAGAACTGGAATGTTATCGACATTGTAGACGGTTCTAGAGATGTCGCTACCATTGTCAAGGCTATCGATTGGGCCAAGGCTGAGACTGAGAGACCAACTCTGATCAACGTTAGAACTGAAATTGGACAGGATTCTGCTTTCGGTAACCACCACGCTGCTCACGGTTCTGCTCTAGGTGAGGAAGGTATCCGGGAGTTGAAGACTAAGTACGGTTTTAACCCTGCCCAAAAGTTCTGGTTCCCTAAAGAAGTATACGACTTCTTTGCTGAGAAACCAGCTAAAGGTGACGAGTTAGtaaagaactggaaaaagTTAGTTGATAGCTATGTCAAAGAGTACCCTCGTGAGGGACAAGAGTTCCTTTCTCGTGTTAGAGGTGAGCTTCCAAAGAACTGGAGAACTTACATTCCTCAAGACAAGCCTACCGAACCAACCGCCACCAGAACCTCTGCTAGAGAAATTGTTAGGGCCCTTGGAAAGAACCTTCCTCAAGTTATTGCCGGTTCCGGTGACTTATCTGtctcaattcttttgaactGGGACGGAGTGAAGTACTTCTTCAACCCTAAGTTACAGACTTTCTGTGGATTAGGTGGTGACTACTCTGGTAGATATATTGAGTTTGGTATCAGAGAACACTCTATGTGTGCTATTGCCAACGGTTTGGCTGCATACAACAAGGGTACTTTCTTGCCTATTACCTCTACCTTCTACATGTTCTACCTGTATGCAGCACCTGCCTTGCGTATGGCTGCTCTTCAAGAGTTGAAAGCGATTCACATTGCTACACACGACTCTATTGGAGCTGGTGAAGATGGTCCAACCCACCAGCCTATTGCTTTGTCTTCATTATTCAGAGCTATGCCCAACTTCTACTACATGAGACCAGCCGATGCTACCGAAGTTGCAGCTCTGTTTGAAGTGGCTGTTGAGCTTGAACACTCCACATTGCTTTCTCTGTCCAGACACGAGGTTGACCAATACCCAGGTAAGACTTCTGCCCAAGGAGCCAAAAGAGGTGGTTACGTTGTTGAAGACTGCGAAGGAAAGCCAGATGTGCAACTGATCGGAACTGGTTCCGAGTTGGAATTCGCTATTAAGACTGCTCGTTTGCTAAGACAACAGAAGGGATGGAAGGTCAGAGTTCTGTCATTCCCATGTCAGAGATTGTTTGACGAGCAGTCTATTACTTACAGACGTTCCGTCCTTAGAAGAGGAGAAGTTCCAACTGTCGTTGTTGAGGCCTATGTCGCATACGGATGGGAGAGATACGCCACTGCTGGTTACACCATGAACACCTTCGGTAAGTCTCTTCCTGTTGAGGATGTCTACAAATACTTCGGATACACTCCTGAGAAGATTGGTGAGAGAGTGGTTCAATATGTCAACTCTATCAAGGCTAGTCCTCAAATCCTTTACGAATTCCACGACTTGAAGGGAAAACCAAAGCATGACAAGTTGTAA
- a CDS encoding Amphiphysin-like lipid raft protein, giving the protein MSWSGFKKAVNRAGTQVLMKTNHLDESLDEEFDFQEKNFRIIQQFTQELYNRLSSLLENHHSCLKANLAVATTLNSYYGTSTTDGFEGKYLEIVNRIKDDVLPNSVEPFNYTILQPLETLKQYNEEFDLLIKKRYRKKLDYDMLQSKLSKLTTEKEQLEFDKRNNSLDSQTERHLESVSKSITESLETEEEYLQLNSKLKVELSEFMSLRLSYLDPIFESFIKVQSKIFMDIYDTLKSGLPYVDSLSKEDYQSKILDSRIDNILSKMEALNLQAYIDD; this is encoded by the coding sequence ATGTCCTGGTCAGGGTTCAAGAAAGCCGTCAATAGAGCTGGAACGCAGGTCCTTATGAAGACAAACCATCTTGATGAGAGTCtggatgaagagtttgatttCCAGGAGAAGAACTTCCGGATTATCCAACAATTTACTCAAGAGCTCTACAATCGACTTTCAAGCTTATTGGAAAATCATCATAGTTGTCTAAAGGCTAATCTAGCCGTTGCTACCACTTTGAACTCATATTATGGAACCTCCACTACGGatggatttgaaggaaaataTCTGGAGATCGTCAACAGGATAAAAGACGATGTGTTACCCAATTCAGTGGAACCGTTCAATTATACAATATTGCAACCGTTAGAGACTCTTAAACAGTacaatgaagagtttgacTTGTTAATAAAAAAACGTTATAGAAAGAAATTGGACTACGATATGCTCCAATCCAAATTGTCAAAATTGACCACCgaaaaagaacaattggaaTTTGACAAGAGGAACAACTCACTAGATTCTCAAACGGAGCGTCACCTAGAGTCAGTTTCCAAGTCAATTACAGAAAGTTTGGAAACAGAAGAGGAGTATCTACAATTGAATTCCAAACTTAAAGTCGAGCTGTCCGAATTCATGTCGCTAAGGCTTTCTTACTTGGACcccatttttgaaagtttcaTTAAAGTTCAGTCAAAAATTTTCATGGACATTTATGACACATTAAAGAGCGGACTACCTTATGTTGATTCTCTATCCAAAGAGGATTATCAGTCCAAGATCTTGGACTCTAGAATAGATAACATTCTGTCGAAAATGGAAGCGCTGAACCTTCAAGCTTACATTGATGATTAG